In Cheilinus undulatus linkage group 14, ASM1832078v1, whole genome shotgun sequence, a genomic segment contains:
- the ndufaf4 gene encoding NADH dehydrogenase [ubiquinone] 1 alpha subcomplex assembly factor 4 isoform X1, translating into MKFEPPRSPSAAVFSNMSNMGARVVRMFRNFNLENRVYREISKEKPQAAPRHTVTVPPSAGPSPGAAEAEELVHKKNDPLLTLLKSVYVESTDPAAAPTETPKEDSSSKESERRPLKFSLPVDSYGLVDLTDVPKGKLTIAEALKALSSHQRQPLTMTPEKIAQDYCLDLKDTKALLEFFIPFQVEIIPPKTEQAKQIKDS; encoded by the exons ATGAAGTTTGAACCTCCTCGCTCCCCGTCCGCAGCGGTCTTTAGTAACATGTCAAACATGGGGGCACGAGTTGTGCGTATGTTCAGAAATTTCAACCTAGAAAACCGAGTTTACCGGGAAATCTCAAAGGAGAAGCCGCAGGCAGCGCCTCGACACACGGTTACTGTCCCTCCTTCTGCCGGCCCTTCTCCCGGAG CAGCGGAGGCAGAGGAGCTAGTGCACAAGAAGAACGACCCTCTACTGACCCTCCTCAAGTCCGTCTATGTGGAGTCTACAGACCCCGCAGCAGCACCGACAGAG ACACCAAAGGAGGACTCATCAAGTAAAGAATCAGAGCGACGGCCTCTTAAATTCAGTTTACCGGTGGACTCGTACGGCCTGGTGGATCTCACAGACGTTCCTAAAGGCAAACTGACCATCGCCGAGGCTCTGAAGGCACTAAGCAGTCACCAGCGGCAGCCTCTGACGATGACACCGGAGAAGATCGCTCAGGATTATTGCCTGGACCTGAAAGACACAAAAGCTCTTCTGGAGTTCTTTATTCCCTTCCAGGTTGAGATTATACCTCCAAAGACTGAACAAGCCAAGCAGATAAAGGATTCATAG
- the ndufaf4 gene encoding NADH dehydrogenase [ubiquinone] 1 alpha subcomplex assembly factor 4 isoform X2, translating to MKFEPPRSPSAAVFSNMSNMGARVVRMFRNFNLENRVYREISKEKPQAAPRHTVTVPPSAGPSPGAEAEELVHKKNDPLLTLLKSVYVESTDPAAAPTETPKEDSSSKESERRPLKFSLPVDSYGLVDLTDVPKGKLTIAEALKALSSHQRQPLTMTPEKIAQDYCLDLKDTKALLEFFIPFQVEIIPPKTEQAKQIKDS from the exons ATGAAGTTTGAACCTCCTCGCTCCCCGTCCGCAGCGGTCTTTAGTAACATGTCAAACATGGGGGCACGAGTTGTGCGTATGTTCAGAAATTTCAACCTAGAAAACCGAGTTTACCGGGAAATCTCAAAGGAGAAGCCGCAGGCAGCGCCTCGACACACGGTTACTGTCCCTCCTTCTGCCGGCCCTTCTCCCGGAG CGGAGGCAGAGGAGCTAGTGCACAAGAAGAACGACCCTCTACTGACCCTCCTCAAGTCCGTCTATGTGGAGTCTACAGACCCCGCAGCAGCACCGACAGAG ACACCAAAGGAGGACTCATCAAGTAAAGAATCAGAGCGACGGCCTCTTAAATTCAGTTTACCGGTGGACTCGTACGGCCTGGTGGATCTCACAGACGTTCCTAAAGGCAAACTGACCATCGCCGAGGCTCTGAAGGCACTAAGCAGTCACCAGCGGCAGCCTCTGACGATGACACCGGAGAAGATCGCTCAGGATTATTGCCTGGACCTGAAAGACACAAAAGCTCTTCTGGAGTTCTTTATTCCCTTCCAGGTTGAGATTATACCTCCAAAGACTGAACAAGCCAAGCAGATAAAGGATTCATAG